A region from the Ichthyobacterium seriolicida genome encodes:
- the atpG gene encoding ATP synthase F1 subunit gamma, whose translation MSNLKEIRNRITSVSSTMQITSVMKMVSATKLKKSHDKSLKVKRYSNKFKGILNNLSSASLKESSVGLYFRQRECSNRNLVLVITSNRGLCGAFNSNVCKRVIKEIGENSANTDILTIGKKGFDLLSKRTNVIDNQSELFNDLTFENVSKVACDVIDKYLNSYYDRVYVVYNRFKNVSTQEVVVNRFLPIEEFNADDQTNGDYIFEPSKIEILEKLIPDFLKIELYSYILDSYSAEQGARMTAMHKATDNANDIKNQLKVTYNKVRQANITGEILEIVSGAEALKTQ comes from the coding sequence ATGTCGAATTTAAAAGAAATACGCAATAGAATAACATCGGTATCTTCGACCATGCAGATCACCAGTGTTATGAAGATGGTATCTGCTACCAAGTTAAAGAAGTCTCATGATAAGAGCCTTAAAGTAAAACGCTATAGCAATAAATTCAAAGGCATTTTAAACAATTTATCTTCTGCTTCTCTAAAGGAAAGTTCTGTAGGTTTGTATTTTAGGCAACGCGAGTGTTCTAATAGAAATCTCGTTTTGGTCATAACTTCCAATAGAGGGCTATGTGGAGCTTTTAACTCTAATGTATGTAAGAGAGTTATCAAGGAAATTGGAGAAAATTCTGCTAATACAGATATTTTAACAATAGGTAAAAAGGGTTTTGATCTCTTGTCGAAGAGGACAAATGTAATCGATAATCAAAGTGAGTTATTCAATGATCTGACATTTGAAAATGTCTCTAAAGTGGCTTGTGATGTTATTGATAAATATCTCAATTCGTATTACGATAGAGTTTATGTCGTATACAACAGATTTAAAAATGTATCTACTCAAGAGGTAGTTGTCAATAGGTTTCTTCCTATAGAGGAGTTCAATGCTGATGATCAAACAAATGGAGATTATATTTTTGAACCTTCCAAAATAGAGATTTTGGAAAAATTAATACCAGATTTTTTAAAAATTGAATTATATAGTTATATCTTAGATTCTTATTCTGCAGAGCAGGGCGCCAGGATGACAGCCATGCATAAGGCTACTGATAATGCTAATGATATAAAAAATCAATTAAAAGTTACTTATAATAAGGTTAGACAGGCTAATATTACTGGTGAAATACTAGAAATAGTAAGTGGTGCCGAAGCCTTGAAAACACAGTGA
- a CDS encoding tetratricopeptide repeat protein, with translation MGNKKIDTNEDIFKDLGQTVSRSEKFVESNKKVISISLISAVLIFLLYVGYTNYYKSPREIEAINDMDQAKVYFSEGNFDLALDGDGQFSGFNDIIEKYSSTSAANLSRYYAGMIYLKKSEYEKSINLLQDYYSKDIFSMAIAKGGIGDAFSQLKQYDKALTSYREAVSISDNDITAPTFLMKGAIVALELKKYSVATEMFTTIKDKFPKSAEAKDVEKYIELSKYSALANKD, from the coding sequence ATGGGAAATAAAAAAATAGATACTAACGAAGATATATTTAAAGATTTAGGTCAGACAGTATCTAGATCAGAAAAGTTTGTAGAGAGTAATAAAAAAGTAATAAGTATATCGTTAATATCTGCTGTACTTATCTTTTTGCTTTACGTGGGATATACAAATTATTATAAATCTCCTAGAGAGATTGAGGCCATTAACGATATGGATCAAGCAAAAGTATATTTTTCTGAAGGCAATTTTGATTTAGCATTAGACGGTGATGGACAGTTTTCAGGTTTTAATGATATTATAGAAAAGTATTCCTCTACTAGTGCTGCTAATCTATCTAGATATTATGCAGGTATGATATACCTAAAAAAATCTGAATATGAAAAATCTATAAACCTCTTACAAGATTACTATTCAAAAGATATTTTTTCTATGGCTATAGCTAAAGGAGGGATTGGTGATGCTTTTTCTCAGTTAAAACAATACGATAAGGCTTTGACTTCATATAGGGAAGCTGTAAGTATTAGTGATAATGATATAACTGCTCCAACCTTTTTGATGAAAGGCGCAATAGTAGCTTTAGAGTTAAAAAAATATTCTGTTGCTACTGAGATGTTCACAACTATAAAAGATAAGTTCCCAAAATCTGCAGAGGCAAAAGATGTAGAAAAGTATATAGAACTGTCTAAGTATTCAGCTTTAGCTAATAAAGATTAA
- the ribH gene encoding 6,7-dimethyl-8-ribityllumazine synthase, which produces MSTEHRKYGSIIDNISKEDISEMSFGLVVSQWNSQITENLYNGANETLLSSGVDEGNIFRLNVPGSFELIYGSKLLYESNTSIDAIISIGSLIEGETKHFDYICQAVSNGIKDLNIKYSIPFIFCVLTDNNIEQSIARSGGKLGNKGIESAICAMDMAVLNRRKLSK; this is translated from the coding sequence ATGTCTACTGAACATAGAAAATATGGTTCTATAATAGACAATATCTCCAAAGAGGATATTAGTGAGATGAGCTTTGGCTTGGTGGTGTCTCAATGGAATTCTCAGATAACTGAGAATCTATACAATGGAGCCAATGAAACTCTATTGAGCAGTGGGGTAGATGAGGGTAATATTTTTAGGTTAAATGTTCCTGGTAGTTTTGAGTTGATTTATGGATCAAAACTCTTATATGAGAGTAATACAAGTATAGATGCCATTATTAGTATAGGAAGTTTAATCGAAGGGGAGACAAAACATTTTGATTATATATGTCAAGCCGTGTCCAATGGCATAAAAGATTTGAATATCAAGTATTCAATACCTTTTATATTTTGCGTTCTTACAGATAATAATATAGAGCAATCTATTGCTAGATCAGGGGGAAAACTAGGTAATAAAGGCATAGAATCAGCTATTTGCGCCATGGACATGGCCGTGCTAAATAGAAGAAAATTATCTAAATAA
- the porV gene encoding type IX secretion system outer membrane channel protein PorV, producing the protein MIYFRGNIFVSVALLFIFTFLIDFNTLAQERGDRMINIAVPFLNISPDSRANALAGISSCSSPDVFSQNVNPSKYTFIDGEFGIGISMLPWFEKTLNPVYMFYMPIYYRLDHSKVMSGSIRALKDIKIKNYATQTNDSKFSPLDFSIDVAYSMKLSQNFSMGISFRYINSNIIDVKIVDNSKVGQSIGIDISGYYLTDFKIRKYILRPAIGVCLTNIGPKISYSLDGKNRISLPTNMKIGFGLGFHINKNNALNAFVELNKLLVPSPPIYKRDKDGNLTKEIELGMSNDVGIVKGIIQSFYDSPHGFREELKEISSAFALEYSWSKTIYFRSGYFYEDIEKGYRNYFSIGSGFNYQEFSMNVSYLIPNNDIKNNMDNNIYFSVELNY; encoded by the coding sequence ATGATTTACTTTAGGGGAAATATATTTGTAAGTGTAGCTCTATTATTTATTTTTACGTTTTTAATTGATTTTAATACTCTTGCTCAAGAGAGGGGTGATAGAATGATAAATATTGCAGTTCCTTTTTTAAATATATCTCCAGATTCTAGAGCTAATGCTCTGGCTGGTATTTCTTCTTGCTCTTCTCCTGATGTTTTTTCTCAAAATGTAAATCCATCGAAGTATACATTTATAGATGGGGAATTTGGTATTGGTATAAGTATGCTACCTTGGTTTGAAAAGACTCTCAACCCAGTATATATGTTTTATATGCCTATTTATTATAGGTTAGACCATTCAAAGGTTATGAGTGGAAGCATCCGTGCACTTAAGGACATTAAGATCAAAAATTATGCAACACAAACAAATGATTCAAAATTTTCTCCTTTAGATTTTTCAATAGATGTTGCTTACAGTATGAAATTGAGCCAAAATTTCTCTATGGGAATATCATTTAGGTATATCAATTCTAATATTATAGATGTAAAGATTGTAGATAATTCTAAAGTAGGACAATCTATAGGCATAGATATAAGTGGTTATTACCTGACAGATTTCAAGATTAGAAAATATATATTAAGGCCTGCAATAGGTGTTTGCTTAACTAATATTGGACCAAAAATTTCGTATTCATTAGATGGAAAAAATAGAATTAGTTTACCTACTAATATGAAAATAGGATTTGGATTAGGTTTTCATATCAATAAGAATAATGCTTTAAATGCATTTGTAGAATTAAATAAATTATTAGTTCCATCTCCTCCTATTTATAAAAGGGATAAAGATGGAAATTTAACTAAGGAGATAGAATTAGGCATGAGTAATGATGTCGGTATAGTTAAAGGGATAATTCAATCTTTTTACGATTCTCCCCATGGATTTAGAGAAGAATTAAAAGAGATTTCAAGCGCATTTGCTTTAGAGTATTCTTGGAGTAAGACTATTTATTTTAGATCTGGATATTTTTATGAAGATATAGAAAAGGGGTATAGAAATTATTTCAGCATTGGCTCAGGGTTTAATTATCAAGAGTTTAGTATGAATGTATCATATTTAATACCCAATAACGATATCAAAAATAATATGGACAATAACATTTATTTTTCTGTTGAATTGAACTATTAA
- the kdsA gene encoding 3-deoxy-8-phosphooctulonate synthase yields MIENLNNIKHTDSNNFFIIAGPCLIESEYMAMKIAEGILEITDILKIPTVFKGSFKKANRSRIDSFTGIGDEKALRILKLISDKFQIPTLTDIHTERDAVLASEYVDVLQIPAFLVRQTDLLLSAAKTGKFINLKKGQFMSPESMKYAVDKIEKCGNNNHLVTDRGTMFGYNDLIVDFRGIPSIKKISTAVLDVTHSLQRPNQKDGITGGNPNMIETIARAGIAVGIDGIFLETHHDPATAKSDGSNMLKLEDLKDLLIKLTSIRKAINNF; encoded by the coding sequence GTGATAGAGAATTTAAATAATATAAAACATACAGATAGTAATAATTTCTTTATAATAGCTGGTCCTTGTCTGATCGAAAGTGAATATATGGCTATGAAAATAGCTGAAGGAATTTTAGAAATAACAGATATTCTCAAAATCCCTACTGTATTCAAAGGATCTTTTAAGAAGGCTAATCGCTCTAGGATAGATAGCTTTACGGGAATAGGAGATGAAAAAGCTTTGAGGATATTAAAATTAATATCAGATAAGTTTCAAATACCAACTCTAACGGATATCCACACAGAAAGGGATGCTGTTTTAGCTTCTGAATATGTAGATGTATTGCAGATCCCAGCTTTTTTAGTAAGACAAACAGATTTATTGTTATCTGCTGCTAAAACAGGGAAGTTTATAAATCTCAAGAAAGGACAATTTATGTCACCAGAGTCTATGAAGTATGCAGTCGATAAAATTGAAAAATGTGGTAATAATAATCACCTTGTTACCGATAGAGGGACTATGTTTGGATATAATGATTTAATAGTAGATTTTAGAGGTATTCCGAGTATTAAAAAAATCTCTACAGCCGTATTGGATGTAACACATTCACTACAACGACCAAATCAAAAAGATGGGATTACAGGAGGAAATCCCAATATGATAGAAACTATAGCAAGAGCTGGCATAGCTGTGGGAATTGATGGTATATTTTTAGAAACCCATCACGATCCTGCTACTGCTAAGTCTGACGGATCAAACATGCTGAAACTAGAGGATTTAAAAGATTTATTAATTAAACTGACAAGCATTAGAAAGGCCATTAATAATTTCTAG
- a CDS encoding M14 family zinc carboxypeptidase: MENELYNINKSYDVYKETSITNRVFKHIDIMNVLTKHENSSLFEIKTIGKSVQGREIKSVSFGRGSIRVMIWSQMHGNEPTGTSSLMDILNFFNSENGDYLLEKLRILIIPMLNPDGAELYQRRNAQGIDINRDALQLQSPEGKILMREIENFNPDFSFNLHDQQRAYSVGNTKETATISFLSPSENYERSITDNRKETMSIICYMNSFLQNFIPRNIGRYTDTFYPTAFGDNLQRWNYKNILIESGGFKNDIDKQQVRKFNFLALLSGFYFIAFGSDKTIDYKNYFNIPNNDKNICDTIVRDVTIVNKSTESIVDIGIMNNELWIERNNTLEIKARIEQIGDLSNFGAYREIDAKRALFKNIDEEKPLTFMQEASFKIGDLTIINGNIV; this comes from the coding sequence ATGGAAAACGAACTTTACAATATCAATAAGTCTTATGATGTCTATAAAGAGACCTCTATTACAAACAGAGTTTTTAAGCACATCGATATTATGAATGTTCTAACTAAACATGAAAATTCTTCTCTTTTTGAAATAAAAACTATAGGAAAATCTGTTCAAGGTAGGGAGATAAAATCTGTCTCTTTTGGACGAGGGAGTATTAGAGTTATGATTTGGTCTCAAATGCATGGGAATGAACCTACTGGAACATCTTCTTTAATGGATATCTTGAATTTTTTCAATAGTGAAAATGGTGATTATCTACTAGAAAAACTTAGAATATTGATTATACCTATGTTAAATCCAGATGGAGCTGAATTATATCAGAGAAGAAACGCACAAGGCATAGATATAAATAGAGACGCTTTGCAATTACAAAGTCCTGAAGGTAAAATTTTAATGAGAGAAATAGAAAATTTCAATCCTGATTTTTCATTTAATCTACACGATCAACAGAGAGCTTATAGCGTTGGTAACACCAAAGAAACAGCTACTATTTCGTTTTTATCTCCTTCGGAAAATTATGAGAGAAGTATCACAGATAATAGAAAAGAGACTATGAGCATCATATGCTATATGAACTCGTTTTTACAAAACTTTATTCCTAGAAACATAGGTAGATACACAGATACATTTTATCCTACCGCTTTTGGAGATAATTTACAAAGGTGGAATTACAAAAATATACTCATAGAATCTGGAGGCTTCAAAAATGATATAGATAAACAACAAGTGAGAAAATTTAATTTTTTAGCCCTTCTATCGGGGTTTTATTTTATTGCTTTTGGAAGTGATAAAACTATTGATTACAAGAACTATTTTAACATTCCTAACAATGACAAAAACATTTGTGACACAATTGTAAGAGATGTAACAATTGTAAATAAATCAACTGAGTCTATTGTAGACATAGGCATTATGAATAATGAATTGTGGATTGAGAGAAATAACACTTTGGAAATAAAAGCTAGAATAGAACAAATAGGAGATTTATCAAATTTTGGGGCCTATAGAGAAATAGATGCTAAGAGAGCTCTATTTAAAAATATCGATGAAGAAAAACCTCTCACCTTCATGCAGGAAGCTAGTTTTAAAATAGGAGATTTAACTATAATAAATGGTAATATTGTCTGA
- a CDS encoding helix-turn-helix domain-containing protein yields MTSDYTERVKQIIKISNLSPSDFAKKIAVKTPSIHHLLNNRNKPSIDLLNKICDAYPEIDPIWILRGEGSPPSMNYLENKNKENTLPFVREEEEKKVKETGNEITDKKISPLKEEEKNKSIEKVILLFTDGSFKEYS; encoded by the coding sequence ATGACTAGTGATTATACTGAAAGAGTAAAACAAATAATTAAAATCTCTAATCTGAGCCCTTCTGATTTTGCTAAAAAAATAGCAGTAAAAACTCCTAGTATTCATCATTTACTCAACAATCGTAACAAGCCTAGCATAGACTTATTGAATAAAATATGTGATGCTTATCCAGAGATTGATCCCATTTGGATACTTAGAGGAGAAGGCTCTCCACCTTCTATGAATTATTTAGAAAATAAAAACAAAGAGAATACTCTTCCTTTTGTTAGAGAAGAAGAAGAAAAAAAAGTAAAAGAGACTGGGAATGAAATAACAGACAAAAAAATATCTCCTCTAAAAGAGGAAGAAAAAAATAAAAGTATAGAAAAAGTTATATTACTATTTACAGATGGTAGTTTTAAAGAATATTCTTAA
- a CDS encoding potassium channel family protein, which produces MNLIKTKLYISVIVVLLIVLIGLNGYMYIGNFSFIDALYMTVITISTVGFSEVNPLDNNTKIFTIIMIFGSICTYAYVVSLLTQYMVNVNFFKEFKINKMCKKVKKLKDHTIICGYGRNGAQVARKLIHFGKDIVIIENSPEKINHLIDNNILYVEGDATLDSSLEKANVKYAKNLVSTLSSDVNNLFIVLSARKKNKNLKIISRASEESSKEKFDIAGADNVVMPELVGGGHMSSLIIMPDLMEFLSNLLSEDKPSSMNHLKEINVDNLHPEMIGGTIADINIREKTGCFPIGFKTKEGKYIINPDSNTVLELGSKLILLGKQSEIENLQIKNIL; this is translated from the coding sequence ATGAATCTTATAAAGACCAAACTGTATATTTCAGTAATAGTAGTATTGCTGATAGTGCTCATAGGCCTTAATGGGTATATGTATATAGGGAACTTCTCCTTTATAGATGCCTTATATATGACGGTTATAACCATCTCTACGGTAGGATTCTCAGAGGTCAACCCACTGGATAATAACACTAAGATATTTACTATTATCATGATATTTGGTAGCATATGTACTTATGCTTATGTGGTTTCTTTGCTCACCCAATACATGGTCAATGTAAATTTTTTCAAAGAATTCAAGATAAATAAAATGTGTAAAAAAGTAAAAAAATTAAAGGATCACACTATTATTTGCGGTTATGGGAGAAATGGAGCTCAAGTGGCTAGAAAATTGATCCATTTTGGAAAAGATATTGTGATAATAGAAAATTCACCAGAAAAAATAAATCATCTTATAGATAATAATATTCTATATGTAGAAGGTGATGCTACTTTAGACAGTTCATTAGAAAAGGCAAATGTCAAATACGCCAAAAATTTAGTTTCTACTCTGTCTTCAGATGTTAATAATTTATTTATAGTTCTCTCTGCTCGAAAAAAAAATAAGAATTTAAAAATAATAAGTAGAGCCTCTGAAGAGAGCTCAAAAGAAAAGTTTGATATAGCTGGGGCAGATAATGTAGTTATGCCTGAATTGGTAGGTGGAGGACATATGTCATCTCTAATAATTATGCCCGACCTCATGGAGTTTTTAAGTAATCTTCTTTCAGAAGATAAGCCTTCTTCTATGAATCATCTAAAAGAGATAAATGTAGATAATTTACATCCTGAAATGATAGGCGGCACAATTGCAGATATAAATATTAGAGAAAAAACAGGTTGTTTTCCAATAGGTTTCAAGACAAAAGAGGGTAAGTATATAATAAACCCTGATTCTAATACAGTATTAGAGTTGGGATCTAAACTTATACTTTTGGGAAAACAGAGTGAGATAGAAAATTTACAGATTAAGAATATTCTTTAA
- a CDS encoding PspC family transcriptional regulator, whose product MEKIIFFFEKKGFDVCSRISDKFGIIQTSHVRLFFIYLSFATVGGGYFIYLLIAFLFKVKDKFFVKRKSVFDI is encoded by the coding sequence ATGGAGAAAATTATTTTCTTTTTTGAAAAGAAGGGCTTTGATGTGTGTTCTAGAATATCAGATAAGTTTGGTATTATTCAAACTTCACATGTCAGGCTATTTTTTATTTATTTATCCTTTGCAACTGTAGGGGGCGGTTATTTTATATACTTGTTAATTGCTTTTCTATTTAAGGTTAAGGATAAATTTTTTGTGAAAAGAAAATCTGTATTCGATATATGA
- the ung gene encoding uracil-DNA glycosylase: MFVKINPSWKKHLNDEFEKPYFKKLIEFVKDEYSKHRVYPNGKEIFSAFDKCCFEDTRIVILGQDPYHGPNQANGLCFSVKKGIPLPPSLQNIFKEIKDDLGIDIPNHGDLEHWAKQGILLLNSILTVRDGMPGSHQNKGWEIFTDAVIKIINEKKRDVVFMLWGAYAQKKAHFIDREKHFVLSSTHPSPLSAHRGFLGCKHFSNANNYLKSKNTKCINW; encoded by the coding sequence ATGTTTGTAAAAATCAATCCATCGTGGAAAAAACATTTAAATGACGAATTTGAAAAGCCTTATTTCAAAAAACTAATCGAATTCGTTAAAGATGAATACAGCAAGCATAGGGTTTATCCAAATGGCAAAGAAATCTTCAGTGCTTTTGACAAATGTTGCTTCGAAGATACTAGAATAGTTATCTTAGGTCAAGATCCATATCATGGACCTAATCAGGCTAATGGATTGTGTTTTTCGGTAAAAAAGGGTATTCCCCTCCCCCCTTCACTTCAAAATATTTTTAAAGAAATAAAAGACGATCTAGGAATAGATATTCCCAATCACGGAGATTTAGAACATTGGGCTAAACAGGGAATATTACTCTTAAATTCCATATTAACTGTAAGGGATGGAATGCCTGGCTCTCATCAAAATAAAGGATGGGAAATATTTACCGATGCGGTAATAAAAATTATAAATGAAAAAAAAAGAGATGTTGTATTTATGTTGTGGGGAGCTTATGCTCAAAAAAAAGCACATTTCATAGATAGAGAAAAACATTTCGTACTGTCATCTACTCACCCCTCTCCCCTATCTGCACATAGAGGATTTCTAGGATGCAAGCATTTTAGCAATGCTAATAATTATCTAAAATCTAAAAACACAAAATGTATAAACTGGTAA
- a CDS encoding BspA family leucine-rich repeat surface protein — protein MKIKDLLGCVLSCTILSFGSCYTNSTESENLSLTDRRNEFISKWKGKTIVLPIYDGGQYDFKVNWGDGQIDHISSYRPLSHTYKTHGEHIISITGKIEGFNFGKVPTSKDQIISIEKWGNLKLLNSVKGKKPVIRNHRDQVNSLFSPNLGCFQACTNLKSVPSSSPKLEGVTDMSNMFRDATSFKGDISQWNVENVTDMNSMFNGAKVFNGDISKWNVKNVTTMSSIFWNASSFNGDISQWNVENVTVMFGMFSGAKVFNRDISQWNVENVTNMIGMFGGAKVFNGDISKWNVENVTNMAAMFYGAKVFNSDIGKWDVSRVANMENMFLGAEAFNQNIGSWDVKNVSNMSGMFHTATSFDQDISKWDVRNVTNMCSMFIKAASFKCDISRWNVENVTHCAGFSEYNENTSVKNLFINNECRNKYSSE, from the coding sequence ATGAAAATAAAGGATTTATTAGGATGTGTTTTGTCATGTACAATTTTGTCCTTTGGTTCTTGTTATACGAATAGTACAGAATCGGAAAATCTCTCTTTAACTGACCGAAGAAATGAGTTTATATCAAAATGGAAGGGCAAAACAATCGTATTACCTATATATGATGGTGGTCAATACGATTTTAAAGTAAACTGGGGAGATGGTCAAATCGATCATATTAGTTCTTATAGGCCATTATCTCACACGTATAAGACTCATGGAGAGCATATTATATCTATTACAGGGAAAATCGAGGGATTCAACTTTGGAAAAGTTCCAACTAGTAAAGATCAAATAATAAGCATTGAAAAATGGGGCAATTTAAAATTACTCAACAGTGTAAAAGGTAAAAAACCTGTAATTAGAAATCATCGTGATCAGGTTAACAGTCTTTTCAGTCCAAATTTAGGATGTTTCCAAGCCTGTACTAATCTCAAGAGTGTGCCATCTAGTTCCCCTAAATTAGAAGGAGTTACTGATATGTCTAACATGTTTAGGGATGCTACTTCTTTTAAAGGAGATATTAGCCAGTGGAATGTAGAGAATGTTACTGATATGAATTCTATGTTTAATGGTGCTAAAGTCTTCAACGGAGATATTAGCAAGTGGAATGTAAAGAATGTCACTACTATGTCGAGTATATTTTGGAATGCCAGTTCTTTTAATGGAGATATTAGCCAGTGGAATGTAGAGAATGTTACTGTTATGTTTGGGATGTTTTCTGGAGCTAAAGTTTTTAACAGAGATATTAGCCAATGGAATGTAGAAAATGTCACTAATATGATTGGGATGTTTGGCGGGGCTAAAGTTTTTAACGGAGATATAAGTAAATGGAATGTAGAAAATGTGACTAATATGGCAGCCATGTTCTACGGAGCTAAAGTTTTTAATTCTGATATTGGCAAGTGGGATGTCTCTAGAGTTGCTAATATGGAAAATATGTTTCTAGGAGCTGAAGCTTTTAATCAGAATATTGGCTCATGGGACGTCAAAAATGTTAGTAATATGTCTGGTATGTTTCATACTGCTACCTCTTTTGATCAGGATATAAGTAAATGGGATGTAAGAAATGTTACTAACATGTGCAGCATGTTTATTAAAGCTGCATCTTTTAAGTGTGACATTAGCAGATGGAATGTAGAAAATGTCACTCATTGTGCTGGTTTTTCTGAGTATAACGAAAATACAAGTGTCAAAAATCTCTTTATCAATAATGAATGTAGAAATAAATATAGCTCAGAATAA
- a CDS encoding IS1595 family transposase gives MLSMKNKYIIRSRISEAKFRSILRLFCLDIQAKKVSKLTNVSRYTINKIFDKLRLLIAQKCEEESPFNQGEIELDESYFGAKRVRGKRGRGSGGKVPVFGMLKREGKVYTQIVKNCSSSVIMPIIESRASKESTIYTDGFKSYDGLVNYGYKRHYRVKHSENEFAKGVNHINGIENFWGLCKVRLSRFRGVHKHKFYYHLKECEWRFNYRNENLYFCLLKWIRKNPLKLS, from the coding sequence ATGTTATCTATGAAAAACAAGTATATAATTCGTTCAAGAATTTCTGAGGCAAAATTCAGGTCTATTTTGCGGTTATTTTGCCTAGATATTCAAGCGAAAAAAGTTAGTAAATTGACTAATGTAAGTCGTTATACTATCAACAAAATTTTTGACAAATTACGTTTGTTAATTGCTCAAAAATGCGAAGAAGAAAGTCCCTTTAATCAAGGGGAGATAGAATTAGATGAGAGTTATTTTGGAGCTAAACGAGTTAGGGGAAAAAGGGGACGAGGATCAGGAGGAAAAGTTCCAGTATTTGGTATGTTAAAGAGAGAGGGTAAAGTTTATACACAAATTGTAAAAAACTGCTCATCATCAGTAATAATGCCTATTATAGAGAGCAGAGCAAGTAAAGAAAGTACAATTTATACTGATGGGTTTAAGTCTTATGACGGCTTGGTAAACTATGGTTATAAAAGGCATTATAGAGTAAAACATAGTGAAAATGAATTTGCTAAAGGAGTAAATCACATTAATGGAATTGAGAATTTTTGGGGACTATGTAAAGTTCGATTATCCAGGTTTAGAGGAGTCCATAAGCACAAGTTTTATTATCATCTAAAAGAGTGTGAATGGAGGTTTAATTATCGAAATGAAAATTTGTATTTTTGTCTCTTAAAATGGATAAGAAAAAATCCCCTTAAGTTGTCTTGA
- a CDS encoding DUF3276 family protein: protein MDDRGDIKNEIFSKSLRAGRYTYFFDVRETKAEDYYLTITESKKFTNDDGSFHYKKHKIYLYKENFNDFKEYLNEAMDYIIEKKGEEVISDTYKDYSDYE, encoded by the coding sequence ATGGACGATAGAGGAGATATAAAAAATGAGATTTTTTCAAAATCACTTAGAGCGGGTAGGTATACTTATTTCTTTGATGTTAGGGAAACTAAAGCAGAGGATTATTATCTAACTATTACTGAGAGCAAAAAGTTTACAAATGACGATGGAAGTTTCCATTACAAAAAGCATAAGATTTATTTATATAAAGAAAATTTTAATGATTTTAAAGAGTATCTAAATGAAGCTATGGATTATATCATAGAAAAAAAAGGTGAAGAAGTAATTTCAGATACTTATAAGGACTATTCCGACTACGAATAA
- the nadD gene encoding nicotinate (nicotinamide) nucleotide adenylyltransferase, with product MRVGLYFGTFDPIHIGHLIVANQVLEHTDLEKIWIVVSPQNPFKDCNSILLDSHRLKMAFIAVEKYENISVSDVEFKLPRPSYTFDTLEYIKGIYPDLDFSLIMGGDSIDTFHKWKNYKSILDNHRIYVYPRTSEQKKSIEHPNIILLNFPIIQISATYIRNSIKQGKSIRPFLNERVLKYISINNLYNNCV from the coding sequence ATGCGTGTAGGCTTATATTTCGGCACATTTGATCCAATTCACATAGGTCATCTCATAGTAGCAAATCAGGTTTTGGAACACACCGATTTAGAGAAGATTTGGATTGTGGTCAGTCCACAAAACCCATTTAAAGATTGCAATTCTATTTTATTAGATTCTCACCGTTTGAAAATGGCTTTTATAGCTGTGGAGAAATATGAAAACATAAGTGTTTCTGATGTAGAATTTAAACTTCCTAGACCATCTTATACATTCGACACTCTTGAGTATATAAAGGGTATTTATCCCGATCTTGATTTTTCTCTAATAATGGGAGGTGACAGTATAGATACTTTTCACAAGTGGAAAAATTACAAGTCTATATTAGATAATCACAGGATTTATGTGTATCCACGCACTAGTGAACAAAAAAAAAGTATAGAACACCCAAATATAATTTTGTTAAACTTTCCGATAATACAGATATCTGCAACCTATATTAGAAATTCTATAAAACAAGGCAAAAGCATAAGGCCTTTTTTGAATGAAAGGGTTTTAAAATATATAAGTATCAACAATTTATATAATAATTGTGTTTGA